One stretch of Elephas maximus indicus isolate mEleMax1 chromosome 22, mEleMax1 primary haplotype, whole genome shotgun sequence DNA includes these proteins:
- the DEFB135 gene encoding beta-defensin 135, whose product MRSLFFVLVVLVLLSYIPPVRSGPNIYIRRFFNTCWRTKGVCRKRCFRGELYHIFCDTSHLCCINKKFMPIQVGTMT is encoded by the exons ATGAGGAGCTTGTTCTTTGTCCTTGTGGTTCTTGTCTTGCTCTCCTATATTCCACCAG tTAGAAGTGGACCAAATATATACATAAGAAGATTTTTTAATACATGCTGGCGAACAAAAGGTGTCTGCAGGAAAAGGTGTTTCAGAGGTGAACTCTATCATATTTTTTGTGATACTTCACACCTGTGCTGCATCAATAAAAAGTTTATGCCTATACAGGTTGGGACAATGACTTGA